The Ipomoea triloba cultivar NCNSP0323 chromosome 13, ASM357664v1 genomic interval TCTATATTTCTATCTGATGTATAATACCAATTCTTGTGCCACTATCTATCAGACCAGCATGGTGCCGCAAATGCTAACATTAATAATGAACTCAGTAATTTGTGAGAACAATGAAACTTTAGTGATGTTAATGTCCTTTAGTAGTACAACCctttaatgtaatatttagaaAGCTGTCTTCTTGAACACCTTAGGTTTATGCATGAGAGACTAAATTCAGATAAAATTTGGTCTCTTAGAATTGGGGAGGtgattgatgaagatgtgcTTCATACTCGGGTTCCCTTTGTTGCTCGGACACAGCAGTGCTTTGCTGTAAAGGCTGGAGTTGATGGACTTCTTGACATGGCACGAAGATCGTTTTGTGATACCAGCGAAGGTTTGTTATCATGtttatttttgcatttattttcttttacatccCATTTCAAGAGCTCTGACATGTGTTGGATTTACAGCAATTCACAGCCTTGCAATTAAGTACCGTGAAGATTTTAAACTACCAAATTTGAAAATCCCATTCAATAACAGGCAAGGGTTTTACTTTAGCATTCCACAAAAGAGCATACAAGGAAAACTTCCCAACAAGTTCATCCAGGTAGGAATGCTATATCTGAATTTCAAATTATGCTTAGGTTTGCTGCTGGCTTCTTTCTCTAATTTTGTTTGCAACTCTTCAGGTTATAAAGCACGGTAACAACATACATTGTTCTAGTCTGGAGCTTGCTTCAGTGAGCATTATTATCACTTTTTTTCTTATTGTGTTGCACACACTTTagtttgaatattttatatttggatttGACTTGCAGATGGTTTGTTTTGTAGTCATTATCAATGCATATAATTCACTACCCTTTTGTCTAGTTACTTCATTTTTAGAAGTGTGAACATAGTAGCATTATATTAATCTTTAATATCATTTAGGCTTCATATAACTAAAAGCATGATCAGCTCCTGAGGAATATCTTTGAATTGTCCATGTACAATtcagtaatttttaaaaaataatcttttAGACAATGAAATATTCACACAGGAATACCAAGTTGTAGATATTTTCCTGTTAATTTAAATTCTTATTCTATTTGTTTGCTTGACTCCCAAGTGGGAAAGATACTATACTCATATTCCTTCATTACATATTTAAGCAtgaaaacttatatatatatatatatatatatatagaaatgggTTCCCGTGTGGTTGATGGTctcaggtgcggttgtgcggttaaatttgagccattgatcttgcctaaatcaacattcaggattaacaatgattaaaaaacgcgcggtggcaatttggtctttttgcatttaggtcaaatttaaggtgcatgaatttccttcttaaggtgcgtggttttccttcttaatgtgcgtgggttttatgtgcttaaggtgagttagttgttgaaacttaaggtgcgtgaatttccttcttagggtgcgtgaatttccttcttaaggtgcgtggttttccttcttaaggtgcacgaTTTGTAtgttaaggtgcgtggtttgtgtacttaaggtgcgccattttaacttttaggtgcgtggtttgtgtgcttaaggtgcgtggtttgtgtacttaaggtgcgtggtttgtgtatttaaggtgcgccatttaaaacctttaggtgcgtggttgtgttcttaaggtgctttgtttgtgtgctcaaGGTgagtgatttgtgtacttaaggtgcaccgttttgatgcttaaggtgcgtggtttgtttattaattttataaacaatttCATGAATTCGTTTATGTTGTCTGTCATCCCAGGTGCTCAGATTAGGGGAGaaagcacttttttttttttaattttattttattttttatttatttatttatttattttattttcattgatttgagccattGATCAAACTTGATCAATGGCTCAAATCTAACCCCATTGTTTACCTGGGAGCAATCCCGCACCTAAACCCTtccctatatgtatatatatatagatatataaccatgcctcttttttttttttttttttttttggggggggggggggggggggggtgttaaGGGTGGGAGAAATAACTTGTCTGTGTATGTAACTATTGCAGCAATGTCTTGGGGTAAGCTTTTGTGCAACACCAAGTTTGTTTGACTTGGACATCAGCCATGGGTTCAAGTTGTGCAATGTTGGACCCCTTACTGCTCTCCTTCTGATATTGTTTGGTATTGTTGTTGAATTTAGAGCATTAAGTTGAAAATAAAGTATCGAATCTATAGATTACTTTTCAATctagaataatgaatattggACATATAAAGGTGTTAATAAGGTTCATACTTTGTCTTCATTCATTGCTTATTATGCAGTTGAATGTGCGGAACAAGTCTGCAAGTAAGGAATGTTATATAAGGACTGAACTTTGCTTGGAAGGTAATGTGTTGAAGGCTGTAGTACAAGGTTTTTCCTTTTATCGatgcatttttttctctttttttttttctttttctttttttgattgAATGAAAACTCCATAGGTGTAAGAGGGAAACCGCAGCCCGGGGAGAgggttattatttatttcagGAAATGCCTTGTGATGGATAGCTAACACAATTGTCCACACTGCTTACATGTGTGCACGTTTAGCTGTTTAATTTTCGTAAGCATATTCTGGATGATTAAATGATAACCGGATACAACTTTATTAATCTGTCCATTTGATGACTGATCAACAAGTACTATAATCTTCATCTTATAGAAACTATTATTGTGcctatttaaaaatcatatccTCCTTTGTCAACATGCAGCGCTAATGGATGCTATACGACAGGATGTTTCTGTGCTTACACTTCTTTCTGAAGTCCTATGCCTTCTAGACATGATAGTTAACTCATTTGCTCATATGATTTCAACAAAACCTGTTGATCAATATACTAGACCTCAATTTACTTGTAAGTATTACGGTAAGGTATAACAATATTTATTACGTGGCTGAGTACATGATTTGGCCTCATGTTATGCTCTTTCATTCATTTAGGCCACTGTAACTTTTGGAGagggaataaaattttagttctGTGGGCTGTCAGGTTTGACATCAACTGAGAAGGAGAGAACAGTGTTTTTGTGATTCATTAGGCAGTTGGGCCTGTATGTGGGTCTGGTTATCTGATGTGGCAAATATATAAGTGAGTTAAGAATAGGTAAAAATTGGTGTTGATTGGACAAATTATGCAGTTATGCAGGTATATCGAATGAAAAAATTACATAGGAGCTTAATTAAATGAAAGTGCATGACATGAGGGCCAAATTTTTTATTCAGCAGCATCTATCATTCTGATGATTCAGTGCTTAAAAATTCTTCTCTTGTAGATGATGGTCCATTAGCAATTGATTCTGGAAGGCACCCCATTCTAGAAAGCATTCACAATGATTTCATTGTAGACTATAACTCTTCTTTACTTCCATTGACTGCATatgtttctttctttcatgAATCGGAATTGTTCATTTGGAAATGATTATATGTTTCTCTTTTGCAGCCCAACAATATCTTTCTCTCTGAAGCATCAAATGTGGTAATTGTGATGGGACCTAACATGTAAGAATTCCTACTCCTGAAGTGTTTGTTTTTTGGCATGGTTTTTTGTACATCAAAGTTGATCCAAGTGCAGAAATATATGCCAATGGTGTGACATGAAGTGTTAAACCATTGGATGGATTTTGCTTAAAGTTTCTTAATCATGAATTGGTTTTGGCATTTTTTTCTCAGATTCTAATTCTGTGATGTTTTCTTAGGAGTGGGAAAAGTACTTATCTTCAACAAGTATGTCTTATTGTCATTCTTGCTCAAATTGGGTGTTACATTCCTGCCCGCTATGCCACTTTGAGGGTGATTGATCGAATTTTCACAAGGATGGGAACTATTGACTGCCTTGAATCTAACTCTAGCACGGTAGGAGCTACTATAATAAAATATCATGTTCAATTCCTCTgcacattttcatttctttattcATTGAAAATCTAGAAAACTTCATTTCAGTTATATCTTTCCATGGGGGTAATGCTTCTTCAGAAACTTGTCATACTCAGATTTTAGGCAATGGACATTATCGGACATTCTAGTGTAAATCCATTTTAGAAAATTCAATAAAACCATGAACAAATGGAAGTGCCTGAATGAGAAAGAAGGGCCAACTATACggattttcttatatttaattataaaatacccATATATAAGGATAATGAGAGTGTTTCATGTAATTTGATCTATGCAGTTCATGACAGAGATGAAAGAGACAGCTTTTATAATGCAAAACATCTCCAAAAGGTATATAATCCCCAGTGACTACTTTAACAGAAAAGACGAGAGCTTAGGCGTATTTGAATTTTTAACAGCTTAAAAGGTTTTTCCTGAGTGCAGAAGTCTTGTTGTGATGGATGAGTTGGGGAGGGCAACTTCTTCATCTGATGGATTTGCAATGGCTTGGAGCTGTTGTGAACATCTATTGGCACTGAAAGCGTAATTTCTCCACCCCTGTAGTGAAGCCTCAAGCATATGCAGTAAATTCTTGTGTCATATTTTCAGCCTTCATTTAATAATGGAAGTCCTTGAGCATTGGTAGTGGCAGTTGCTCTGACCCTACTGGATACAACTTCCTTAAACTGCACCCAAATAAATAAAGCACTAGTCATGATTCACTGTAACCACTCCCCTCTTGTCACATATTGATTCAATATTGCATTGTTGCATGCCTAATGAATGTGCTGGTATacctcaaggatggaaaatatGAGAGCCTACCAATTAAGTTAATGTATACTGTCCATCGCTTTTCACGTCTATCTTGTATTATTGTCCAAATGTTAGTGATATCGCTTTTCATGTCTATCTTGTATTATTGTCCAAATGTTAGTGGTTAGGTGATGACCACTACCTTATCCCATGACCAAGTTGTACAAAACACAAGGTTGAAGGGATTATAATCCAAACTATTTCCCTTCCTCTCGCAACAAATCAAGTCCTAGAGTTTCATGCTTTTGACAATATTGACACCTAAAAGAGCATTCTTTTATCTTTAAATAAACTTAGAATCTACTGAGTGGCATTAATGTCCTGTGTTATAGTTTTTTATTGATCAACCTTTCTGTTTGGTATGTGACTTGTGGATCACATCTAAAGATTTAGATGCATATACTAAaatctaatttttatattatactcCAATCTCGTTTCTATGTTTATCCTTCTCTAACTGCTTTGAGTGACTTTATTCTTTGCTAGAGGTTCTTTGAATTCTCTAGCTAGAAGATGGCACTCTTACTGTTGGACCCATTTGATCTTGAATCACATCCAAACATGTTAATTGTATCTCAGTGTTCAAACTGCAGAATCTTATTAACTAGATTTATATACTGGGATTCTTTTCCAACTAAGGTTAGCAAAGGAGTTAGTAGTGCATGTAGCAACTTGAAACTTGTAACTTTCTTGTAGTTGTTTTCAGGTATACTATATTTGCTACCCATATGGAAAATCTGTCAGAGCTTGCCATCATCTACCCGAATGtgaaaattcttcatttttatgttGAAGTGAAAAACAACCGGATGGATTTCAAGGTGAATGTCAAACTTTGCTCAAGAAATTGATGGCATCTTATAGTTATAACTCTGCAGTTATATCATCCTTTTTGCTTTCTCAGTTTCAACTGAGAGATGGACAACTTCACGTGCCACATTATGGCCTTATGCTAGCAGGTGTGGCTGGTTTGCCAAGTTCAGTGGTTGAAACAGCCAAAAGAATTACATCAACGATTACTCAAAAGGTAATTTGTAACTTAATTGtcaaatattttcatttaaagATTAAAAAGCTTAATTGtcaaatattttcatttaaagATTAAAAAGTTTTAGCATATGGTTCTATTGCAGTTGTTTAGACTGAAATCATCCTAGTATTTCACTAATTCCATCACTTGCAAGATAACATGGCTagatgtcatttaaaaaaattcatgtgACTTGCAATGCTTGCAAACTGACAAAGGCTACCAACGATAGTTGAGTACCCTTTTTGAAAATGAGTCTTGCATGGATAAACTTAgccaataaaaaaaatcctccTATTGAAGACTAGGCTTATTTGTATATGTTGCTACAAGCTCAAAACCAATGTAGCCCTGAAACTGCTTATTTACCCCGTGATTGCCTCCCTCCCACTCTTTATGAAAATCGTCTGATATAGCTATGGAAATATAAAAGATTGAAAACATTCCTACATGGTAATTTTATGCTATATGGTATGGTATGGTAAGATTCTTGTAAATGCGTTGTGTATCCATTGTCCTGATTGCTTTTAGGACTTTCAACAGAAAACAAAGAGACTAGAGGTGAATTGCCAGCAATACCGTGACATTCAAATGATCTACCGTGTTTCTCAACGTCTGATATGCTTGAAGTATTCTAATCAAGACGAAGATTCTCTGAGGGAATCT includes:
- the LOC116002480 gene encoding DNA mismatch repair protein MSH4; the protein is MEDDNGERSSFVIGLIENRAKEVGVAAFDLRSASLHLSQYIETSSSYQNTKTLLEFYEPMVIIVPPNKLAADGMVGVSQLADRFFSTIRKVIMARGCFDDTRGAVLIKNLAAKEPSALGLDSYYKQYYLCLAAAAATIKWTEAEKGVIVTNHSLLVTFNGSFDHMNIDSSSVQNLEIIEPMHSGLLGTSNKKRSLFQMLKTTRTFGGTRLLRANILQPLKDIETINARLDCLDELMSNEQLFFGLSQALRKFPKEIDRVLCHFCFKPKKVTNEVLATDNARRSQNLISSIILLKTALDALPLLSNVLKDAKSFLLRNVYESTCENEKYASIRKRIGEVIDEDVLHTRVPFVARTQQCFAVKAGVDGLLDMARRSFCDTSEAIHSLAIKYREDFKLPNLKIPFNNRQGFYFSIPQKSIQGKLPNKFIQVIKHGNNIHCSSLELASLNVRNKSASKECYIRTELCLEALMDAIRQDVSVLTLLSEVLCLLDMIVNSFAHMISTKPVDQYTRPQFTYDGPLAIDSGRHPILESIHNDFIPNNIFLSEASNVVIVMGPNMSGKSTYLQQVCLIVILAQIGCYIPARYATLRVIDRIFTRMGTIDCLESNSSTFMTEMKETAFIMQNISKRSLVVMDELGRATSSSDGFAMAWSCCEHLLALKAYTIFATHMENLSELAIIYPNVKILHFYVEVKNNRMDFKFQLRDGQLHVPHYGLMLAGVAGLPSSVVETAKRITSTITQKKTKRLEVNCQQYRDIQMIYRVSQRLICLKYSNQDEDSLRESLQNLKESYISGNI